A region from the Methylocystis iwaonis genome encodes:
- a CDS encoding isovaleryl-CoA dehydrogenase, with translation MRHFARVLDFDLGETTDLLRTQVETFAAREIAPRAARIDADNAFPSELWRKLGALGFLGVTVAPEYGGAGLGYLEHVILMEEISRASASVGLSYGAHSNLCVNQIHRNGSPEQKRRYLPRLISGEHVGALAMSEPGAGSDVANMRLRAEKRGVSYVLNGAKMWVTNGPDADVLVVYAKTNASAGAHGITAFIIEKAFPGFQPLAKIDKLGMRGSNTCELAFENCVVPAENVLGRPEQGIAVLMSGLDYERAVLAGGPIGIMRACMDVVLPYVHDRKQFGQPIGEFELMQGKLADMYTALSAARAYVYAVAKACDLGNVTRKDAAAAILFAAERATWMALEAIQCLGGNGYTNDYPAGRLLRDAKLYEIGAGTSEIRRMLIGRELYQETA, from the coding sequence ATGCGCCATTTTGCACGGGTCCTGGATTTCGATCTCGGCGAGACCACGGACCTTCTGCGAACGCAGGTCGAGACATTCGCCGCGCGCGAGATCGCCCCGCGCGCAGCGCGGATCGACGCCGATAACGCCTTTCCGAGCGAGCTATGGAGAAAGCTCGGCGCGCTTGGTTTTCTCGGCGTCACCGTCGCGCCGGAATATGGCGGCGCTGGTCTCGGCTATCTCGAGCATGTGATCCTCATGGAGGAGATCAGCCGCGCCTCGGCGTCTGTCGGTCTCTCTTATGGCGCGCATTCCAATCTCTGCGTCAACCAAATCCATCGTAACGGCTCGCCCGAGCAAAAGCGCCGCTATTTGCCCAGGCTCATCTCTGGCGAGCATGTTGGCGCGCTGGCCATGTCCGAACCGGGCGCGGGTTCAGATGTCGCCAACATGCGCTTACGCGCGGAGAAGCGCGGCGTTTCTTACGTTCTCAACGGCGCCAAAATGTGGGTGACCAACGGGCCGGACGCCGACGTTCTGGTGGTTTACGCGAAAACCAACGCCTCGGCTGGCGCGCATGGCATCACCGCTTTCATCATCGAAAAGGCGTTTCCGGGCTTTCAGCCCTTGGCCAAAATCGACAAGCTCGGCATGCGCGGCTCGAACACATGCGAGCTGGCGTTCGAGAATTGCGTCGTCCCGGCGGAAAATGTGCTGGGGCGTCCCGAGCAAGGGATTGCCGTATTGATGAGCGGGCTGGACTATGAGCGCGCGGTGCTTGCCGGCGGGCCGATCGGCATCATGCGCGCCTGCATGGATGTCGTCCTTCCTTATGTTCACGATCGCAAGCAATTCGGCCAACCAATCGGCGAATTCGAGCTCATGCAGGGCAAGCTTGCGGACATGTATACGGCGCTCAGCGCGGCGAGAGCTTATGTCTATGCCGTCGCCAAGGCCTGCGATCTCGGGAACGTCACGCGCAAAGACGCCGCCGCCGCGATTCTATTCGCGGCCGAGCGCGCCACTTGGATGGCGCTGGAAGCAATCCAATGCCTCGGCGGTAACGGATACACAAACGACTACCCGGCCGGGCGGCTGCTTCGCGACGCCAAGCTCTA